A single Cryomorphaceae bacterium DNA region contains:
- the gdhA gene encoding NADP-specific glutamate dehydrogenase: MNATQKEFMDRVTAKNGHEPEFLQAVQEVAETVIPFIEEHPKYKEHKILDRIVEPERVLMFRVPWIDDEGEVQVNRGFRIEMNSAIGPYKGGLRFHPSVNLSILKFLAFEQVFKNSLTTLPMGGGKGGSDFDPKGKSDNEVMRFCQSFMTELARHIGPDTDVPAGDIGVGGREIGYLFGQYKRLRNEFTGVLTGKGHNWGGSLIRPEATGYGNVYFAEQMLETKGESFSGKVVTISGSGNVAQFACEKATQLGAKVVTMSDSGGFIYDADGIDADKLAFIMDLKNVRRGRIKEYTEKYPGAEYHEGKRPWSMKCDIALPCATQNELDGTEAQALVDNGAICVSEGANMPSTPEAIEVFHNNKILFAPGKASNAGGVATSGLEMSQNSLRLSWTREEVDTRLHSIMKEIHKSCVQYGKDADGFVDYVKGANIAGFVKVADAMIDQGVV, encoded by the coding sequence CAGTGCAGGAGGTGGCTGAAACGGTAATCCCGTTTATTGAAGAACATCCCAAGTACAAAGAGCACAAAATTCTCGATCGGATCGTAGAGCCCGAGCGCGTGTTGATGTTCCGTGTGCCTTGGATTGATGACGAAGGCGAGGTTCAAGTGAACCGCGGTTTTCGTATTGAAATGAATTCGGCGATTGGGCCGTACAAAGGAGGTTTGCGCTTTCACCCATCAGTGAACCTCAGCATCTTGAAATTCTTGGCCTTTGAGCAAGTCTTCAAGAACTCTTTGACCACCTTGCCTATGGGCGGTGGAAAAGGAGGATCTGATTTTGACCCTAAGGGCAAGTCGGATAATGAGGTGATGCGCTTTTGTCAGAGTTTCATGACCGAATTGGCGCGCCACATTGGCCCAGACACGGATGTTCCGGCTGGAGATATCGGTGTGGGTGGTCGTGAGATTGGCTACCTTTTTGGACAGTATAAACGCTTGCGTAACGAGTTTACGGGAGTATTGACCGGGAAAGGACACAACTGGGGAGGAAGCTTGATTCGTCCCGAGGCGACCGGATACGGGAACGTCTACTTTGCAGAGCAAATGTTGGAGACCAAAGGAGAGTCCTTCAGCGGTAAAGTCGTGACGATTTCTGGTTCGGGAAACGTGGCTCAGTTTGCCTGTGAAAAAGCGACTCAATTGGGAGCCAAAGTGGTGACCATGAGTGATTCAGGAGGATTTATCTACGATGCCGACGGTATCGATGCCGACAAACTGGCCTTCATCATGGACCTTAAGAACGTTCGTCGCGGACGTATTAAGGAGTACACGGAGAAGTATCCAGGTGCGGAATACCACGAAGGCAAACGCCCTTGGAGCATGAAGTGCGACATTGCTCTTCCTTGTGCGACACAAAATGAGCTCGATGGAACGGAGGCGCAAGCCTTGGTGGACAATGGTGCAATTTGTGTGTCGGAAGGAGCAAACATGCCTTCTACGCCTGAAGCGATCGAGGTCTTCCACAACAACAAGATCCTCTTTGCTCCAGGTAAGGCGAGTAACGCCGGAGGAGTAGCGACGAGTGGATTGGAGATGAGTCAAAACTCCCTTCGATTGAGCTGGACGCGGGAAGAAGTGGATACTCGTTTGCACAGTATCATGAAGGAAATTCACAAGTCTTGTGTCCAGTACGGTAAAGATGCTGACGGGTTCGTTGATTATGTGAAAGGAGCCAATATTGCTGGCTTTGTGAAGGTTGCAGATGCCATGATCGACCAAGGGGTCGTCTAA